A genomic region of uncultured Paludibaculum sp. contains the following coding sequences:
- a CDS encoding carboxymuconolactone decarboxylase family protein: MSRITAVDPNAASKAKELLDAVKAQLGRVPNMMKVMAQSPAALGGMLSLSSALAGGTLKPELREQIAIAVSQANSCEYCLSAHTAMGKLRGLPPEELAAARNGDSADPKAQAALQFALAIVAERGRVTDGAFTDIREAGYSDEEIAEIVANVALMIFTNYFNNVAQTKLDWPLVSLEK; this comes from the coding sequence ATGTCACGAATCACCGCAGTCGACCCCAACGCAGCCAGCAAGGCAAAAGAGCTTCTCGACGCAGTCAAAGCCCAACTGGGCCGCGTCCCCAACATGATGAAGGTGATGGCGCAATCCCCTGCCGCCCTCGGTGGGATGTTGAGTCTCTCCAGCGCCCTGGCCGGCGGCACCTTAAAGCCGGAATTACGCGAGCAGATCGCGATTGCCGTATCGCAGGCAAACTCCTGTGAATACTGCCTTTCCGCCCACACTGCGATGGGCAAACTGCGAGGCTTGCCGCCAGAGGAACTGGCCGCGGCTCGCAACGGCGATTCCGCCGACCCCAAGGCACAGGCCGCTCTCCAGTTCGCCCTGGCGATTGTCGCTGAGAGGGGCAGAGTCACTGACGGCGCATTCACGGATATCCGGGAAGCAGGCTACTCCGATGAGGAGATCGCCGAGATCGTGGCCAATGTCGCGCTGATGATCTTCACCAACTACTTCAACAACGTGGCCCAGACGAAGCTCGATTGGCCGCTGGTTTCCCTGGAGAAATAG
- a CDS encoding nuclear transport factor 2 family protein — MEFTLETALRKVRFAEDAWNSRDPERVARGYSEDSEWRNRSTFVRGRAEIIALLKQKWAKELDYRLKKTLWGFRENRIAVSFEYEWHDPAGQWYRSYGVELWEFDEAGLMRRRLASINDAPIEVSERRVF; from the coding sequence ATGGAGTTCACCCTCGAGACGGCATTACGGAAGGTCCGGTTCGCCGAGGATGCCTGGAATTCGCGCGATCCCGAGCGGGTCGCGCGAGGTTACTCCGAGGACTCGGAGTGGCGCAACCGTTCGACGTTTGTTCGTGGACGGGCTGAGATTATTGCGCTCTTGAAACAGAAGTGGGCTAAGGAACTGGACTACCGGCTCAAGAAGACTCTGTGGGGTTTCCGTGAGAACCGCATCGCTGTCAGCTTCGAATACGAGTGGCACGATCCGGCCGGGCAATGGTACCGGTCGTACGGCGTCGAACTGTGGGAGTTCGACGAAGCGGGACTGATGCGGCGCCGCCTGGCCAGCATCAACGACGCGCCCATTGAGGTTTCGGAGCGCCGCGTGTTCTAA
- a CDS encoding fumarylacetoacetate hydrolase family protein gives MARITRRTLLAAAPALASAAPAVPGVTHFVRYMRGNEPTYGLLDGDTIRRISGDLFGSYKVTKEAVKLSTQKLLHPVQPSKVLAVGLNYKSHIGTRTPPANPEIFYKPITCLQHPGADIVIPADSKNTHYEGELVIVIGKHVRNASPADAKDAIFGVTCGNDVSERDWQNGAQKDLQWWRAKGADTFGPLGPAIARGVDYANLDLSTRLNGKVVQHANTSDLLFDCPTIVTFISRYVTLLPGDLIYTGTPGSTRKMSPGDTVEVEISGIGTLFNRVV, from the coding sequence ATGGCACGCATCACCCGACGTACGCTTCTGGCCGCCGCGCCGGCGTTGGCTTCCGCCGCTCCCGCCGTGCCTGGCGTCACCCACTTCGTCCGCTATATGCGCGGCAACGAGCCGACCTACGGGCTCCTGGACGGCGATACCATCCGGCGCATCTCCGGCGACCTCTTCGGCTCCTACAAAGTGACGAAAGAGGCGGTGAAGCTCAGCACACAGAAGCTGCTCCATCCGGTGCAGCCGTCCAAGGTACTGGCCGTTGGCCTCAACTACAAATCCCACATCGGAACCCGTACGCCCCCGGCCAATCCCGAGATCTTCTACAAACCCATCACCTGTCTGCAGCACCCCGGGGCGGACATCGTCATCCCGGCCGACTCGAAGAACACACACTACGAGGGCGAGCTCGTGATTGTCATCGGCAAGCATGTCCGCAATGCCTCGCCGGCCGATGCGAAAGACGCCATCTTCGGCGTCACCTGCGGCAACGACGTGAGTGAGCGCGACTGGCAAAACGGTGCACAGAAGGATCTGCAGTGGTGGCGTGCCAAAGGGGCCGACACGTTTGGCCCGCTGGGGCCGGCCATCGCTCGCGGAGTCGACTACGCCAACCTCGATCTCTCCACCAGGTTGAATGGCAAGGTGGTGCAGCACGCCAACACATCAGACCTTCTCTTCGACTGCCCCACAATCGTCACCTTCATCAGTCGCTATGTGACATTGCTGCCCGGCGACCTCATCTACACCGGGACGCCCGGCTCCACGCGGAAGATGAGCCCGGGCGACACGGTGGAAGTGGAGATATCCGGCATCGGGACGCTCTTCAATCGCGTGGTTTAG
- a CDS encoding Gfo/Idh/MocA family oxidoreductase yields MPSFTRRTFLAAVPAFAQPPARKISIAFLGAAHSHAEGKIAVVRANPAFSLVGIVEDDPKFRARYETAGLPMITRDRALSDPSIEVIAVESEVKRHAKDGFAALNAGKHVHLEKPPADNMAETRVVIDTARRKQRLLQLGYMWRHHEGMNRMLDAARQGWLGDIYLIKGMMNTLITAEQRPEWNLFPGGQMFEQGCHLFDPIVRLLGRPAKISSVLKTSGNFQDTLKDNTVAVLEYPRAIAMITTAVLQPGAGPYRCLEIYGTNGTAVLRPIEQPVLEIDLAKPAGPYKAGRQRIDLAPFQRYVGDFSELARCVVERRPLSVTLDQELVLQQVLLEASHM; encoded by the coding sequence ATGCCTTCATTCACCCGCCGGACGTTTCTCGCCGCCGTTCCCGCCTTCGCGCAGCCTCCGGCGCGCAAGATCAGCATTGCGTTTCTGGGCGCCGCCCATTCGCACGCCGAAGGGAAAATCGCCGTGGTGCGTGCCAATCCGGCGTTCTCCCTCGTGGGCATTGTCGAGGACGACCCAAAGTTCCGGGCCCGGTACGAGACGGCGGGGCTGCCGATGATCACGCGGGACCGGGCGCTCTCCGATCCCTCCATCGAAGTAATTGCGGTGGAGTCCGAGGTGAAACGCCACGCCAAGGACGGCTTCGCGGCGTTAAATGCGGGTAAGCACGTCCACCTGGAGAAACCTCCCGCCGACAACATGGCCGAAACGCGTGTAGTGATCGACACGGCCCGCCGCAAGCAGCGCCTGCTGCAGTTGGGCTACATGTGGCGCCACCACGAGGGCATGAATCGGATGCTCGACGCAGCTCGCCAGGGCTGGCTTGGCGACATCTACCTCATCAAGGGCATGATGAACACCCTCATCACCGCCGAGCAGCGCCCCGAGTGGAACCTATTCCCCGGCGGGCAGATGTTCGAACAGGGCTGCCACTTGTTCGACCCCATCGTCCGCCTGCTCGGCCGTCCGGCGAAGATCAGTTCGGTTTTGAAGACCAGCGGCAATTTCCAGGACACTCTGAAGGACAACACCGTGGCAGTTCTGGAGTATCCGCGAGCCATAGCGATGATCACGACGGCGGTCCTGCAACCCGGCGCCGGCCCCTACCGCTGCCTGGAGATCTACGGCACCAATGGCACGGCGGTGCTTCGCCCCATTGAGCAGCCGGTCCTGGAAATCGACCTCGCCAAGCCGGCTGGGCCCTACAAAGCCGGCCGCCAGAGGATCGATCTGGCCCCCTTCCAGCGCTATGTGGGTGACTTTTCCGAGCTCGCGCGCTGCGTTGTCGAGAGGAGGCCGCTATCCGTTACGCTCGACCAGGAGTTGGTACTGCAGCAGGTTTTGCTCGAAGCGTCGCACATGTAG
- a CDS encoding ATP-dependent 6-phosphofructokinase, whose amino-acid sequence MTPRTVAVDRLGDTVHPSPLKWNEADPEHPNVFVRDSEFIPLQITVDVEREREGNLLFEKAGPREQVFFDASKTRAAIVTCGGLCPGLNNVIRSLVLSLRCHYGVERVLGIRYGYHGLNPAHGFPPMELDVDDVSDIHEVGGTIIGTSRGPEDAGVMLDFLRTLGVQMLFTIGGDGTQRGAMKLHEEARRQGYPLAVVGVPKTVDNDIQYVTRTFGFGTAVDRARAIIDVAHTEARAVLNGVGLVRLMGRDSGFIAAGATLASGEVNYCLIPEQQFAMEGERGLLAVLQKRLARKRHAVIVVAEGAGQALMAKEGEERDASGNVKFADIGVYLKDHITAHFKGQGQTINVRYIDPSYAIRGLAANTEDAVLCDMLARNAAHAAMAGRSGVIVGYIHNRMVHVPMELATNGRKKVGLESALWKGVLAVTGQPASWK is encoded by the coding sequence ATGACACCTCGAACCGTGGCCGTCGACCGGCTGGGTGATACCGTACATCCTTCTCCGCTGAAGTGGAACGAAGCCGATCCCGAGCATCCCAATGTCTTCGTTCGGGATAGCGAGTTCATTCCGCTACAGATCACGGTGGATGTGGAGCGCGAACGGGAAGGAAACCTGCTATTCGAGAAGGCGGGGCCGCGTGAACAGGTGTTTTTCGACGCAAGCAAGACGCGCGCCGCGATTGTCACTTGCGGAGGGCTATGCCCGGGTCTGAACAACGTGATCCGCTCGCTGGTTTTGAGCCTGCGCTGCCACTACGGCGTCGAGCGGGTTTTGGGCATCCGCTACGGCTATCACGGCCTGAATCCCGCGCACGGCTTCCCGCCCATGGAGTTGGACGTGGACGACGTGAGCGACATCCATGAGGTGGGCGGCACGATCATAGGCACCTCGCGCGGCCCTGAGGATGCGGGCGTCATGCTCGACTTCCTGCGCACGCTGGGCGTTCAGATGCTCTTCACGATCGGCGGCGACGGCACACAGCGCGGTGCCATGAAACTGCACGAGGAGGCCCGGCGGCAGGGCTATCCGCTCGCGGTCGTGGGCGTGCCGAAGACGGTCGACAACGATATCCAATATGTGACACGGACCTTCGGGTTCGGCACGGCGGTGGACAGGGCGCGGGCGATCATCGACGTCGCGCACACCGAGGCCAGAGCGGTCCTGAACGGGGTGGGCCTGGTCCGGCTGATGGGGCGCGACTCCGGTTTCATCGCCGCCGGCGCCACGTTGGCCAGCGGGGAGGTCAACTATTGCCTGATCCCGGAGCAGCAGTTCGCGATGGAGGGGGAACGGGGGCTGCTGGCCGTACTGCAAAAGCGACTGGCCCGAAAGCGGCACGCCGTCATTGTGGTGGCCGAGGGCGCGGGACAGGCGCTTATGGCCAAGGAGGGTGAGGAGCGCGACGCCTCCGGCAATGTGAAGTTCGCCGACATCGGGGTCTATCTGAAGGATCACATCACGGCCCACTTCAAAGGCCAGGGCCAGACTATCAATGTCCGCTACATCGACCCGAGCTATGCAATCCGGGGCCTGGCCGCCAACACGGAAGACGCCGTGCTGTGCGACATGCTGGCGCGCAATGCCGCCCATGCGGCGATGGCGGGGCGCTCGGGTGTGATTGTCGGCTACATTCACAACCGGATGGTGCACGTGCCGATGGAGTTGGCAACAAATGGGCGGAAGAAGGTGGGACTCGAATCGGCGCTATGGAAGGGAGTTCTGGCGGTGACGGGTCAACCGGCGAGTTGGAAGTAG
- a CDS encoding FecR domain-containing protein has product MRAPMTKRTWLGVATVALLAMPASLFAQPRRQTTSDNSGVGVARVSMVAGDASRRHGRDVTSAESGMPLVGGDSIFTGPASRVEIRLDDSNFIRLDSSSEVLLKQLGQRAFQINVVHGSVSYSMLKYGEADVDLRTPNANFVPQKDGVYRVEVMGPKESKLIVRNGEAEVLTPQQNLHVKKGRSFVAREYEHGARQEVVSAPDKDAFDEWAQRRDKMMDENRGPRYARNPWYPGMVHVGVGYGYPYWAGGFWGDPLWGGYPYWGGFYGGPTVIVRGGGWGRGGGHRR; this is encoded by the coding sequence ATGCGTGCCCCAATGACGAAACGAACGTGGCTGGGTGTTGCCACGGTAGCCTTACTGGCTATGCCCGCATCCCTCTTTGCCCAACCTCGCAGGCAGACGACTTCCGACAACAGCGGCGTGGGTGTCGCTCGTGTGAGCATGGTGGCCGGCGACGCCAGCCGCCGCCATGGCCGCGACGTAACGTCCGCTGAATCCGGCATGCCTCTGGTTGGCGGCGATTCCATCTTCACCGGGCCCGCCTCCCGGGTGGAGATTCGCCTCGACGATTCGAACTTCATTCGACTCGATTCCAGCAGCGAAGTCCTGCTCAAGCAACTCGGTCAGCGTGCCTTTCAGATCAATGTGGTGCACGGTTCCGTGTCCTACTCCATGCTGAAGTACGGCGAAGCCGACGTCGACTTGCGCACACCCAATGCCAATTTCGTACCGCAGAAAGACGGCGTCTACCGCGTCGAGGTGATGGGCCCCAAGGAGAGCAAGCTCATCGTGCGCAACGGCGAAGCCGAGGTGCTGACGCCGCAACAGAATCTTCACGTGAAGAAGGGCAGGAGCTTCGTGGCTCGCGAGTATGAGCACGGTGCCCGCCAGGAAGTCGTATCCGCGCCCGATAAAGACGCCTTCGACGAATGGGCCCAGCGGCGCGACAAGATGATGGATGAGAACCGCGGTCCCCGCTATGCCCGCAATCCCTGGTATCCCGGCATGGTTCATGTCGGCGTGGGCTACGGCTACCCCTACTGGGCCGGCGGCTTCTGGGGCGATCCGCTCTGGGGCGGCTACCCCTATTGGGGCGGCTTCTACGGCGGCCCTACGGTGATCGTTCGTGGCGGTGGATGGGGCCGAGGTGGCGGACATCGCCGCTAA
- a CDS encoding glycosyltransferase: MQRTIVFHDPTGRRRAHLRRTLGTGAVVLAIFLVLLGLAALSSPQLPVLGLPAVQHITSFGEVPSIIRGERAAKNIPFKLRKAAKDLRYVRSASPVSRPVRAARVTKGRPIVVGYYVNWDRASLVSLRLNARHLTHLAPEWFVLKNAKGDIEDESDSTVIEIARQADLPVLAMLTNFRDGWRADELHRLLNDKAARENLVDNIYSNVTEHELAGVMIDLEMARRGDRAKLVDFVAQVRDRLEPAKLMVTQAVPTEDEAYDLRRLANLCDFIVPMVYDEHYQSGTPGPVASQEWFEKQLDRLAKEAPVDKIVIGVGNYGYDWVIGARGAAEVAFNDVMAASVSNKTSVEWDNDTDNPVLRYTLGGNQHEVWFLDALTALNHIVEVADRGFRGVGVWRLGGEDPGLWHVLSHASWPTHDFDTAALAALGVQQSVNQYGEGEVIRIAETPREGRRRLWRSQDGSFAEQYLSAPTYYVMESYGKAKDKQLCITFDDGPDSRFTPAVLDILKRKGVHASFFVVGANAEAEPSLLRRMYAEGHEIGNHSYSHPNIALTSAERTRLELDATQRIIEHAVGRSTILFRPPYNADSEPQTPAEIEPVRRAQEMGYLTVGERIDPRDWQAGSTADGILQEIIDEKDNGSVILLHDAGGDRAATLEALPRIIDHFREQGYRFVTIGELLGKSRDEIMPIPASDEGRWALIEGQALDFKGLLSYLLGVAFLSVIFLTLLRSLAYAAMAMIEKRKVRRRVFDEAWQPPVSVLIAAYNEEKVIRRTVESVFANGYPQLEVLIVDDGSRDGTGTVLREAFGTDPRVTLLSQENTGKSAALNRAIAAARYDILVAVDADTIFGERTIARLVRHFASNKVGAVSGNAKVGNHHNWLTRFQSIEYIYGFNLDRRALDLVNAIPVVPGAVGAWRKSLVIQAGGFSHDTSAEDTDLTLAIRKLGYEIRYEESAVAYTEAPEDIRSLAKQRFRWSFGTMQAAWKHRDALFNYSYGSLGFVALPSIWIFQVLLGAISPLADLAMIATLFAGNWPIILLYYLAFFGVELATGFLAYYLEGDSPRDLVLLFPQRLFYRQLMNYVIGKSVLYAIQGRLIGWGKLERKATVGT, translated from the coding sequence ATGCAGCGAACAATCGTTTTTCACGACCCCACGGGACGTCGCCGGGCCCATCTCCGCCGCACCCTAGGCACCGGCGCCGTCGTTCTCGCTATCTTCCTTGTGCTGCTGGGTCTGGCCGCGCTTTCGAGTCCTCAACTACCGGTATTGGGCTTGCCGGCCGTTCAGCACATCACGAGCTTCGGCGAGGTGCCGAGCATCATCAGAGGCGAACGCGCAGCGAAGAACATCCCCTTCAAGCTGCGTAAGGCTGCTAAGGATCTGCGATATGTCCGCAGCGCCTCTCCCGTGAGCCGCCCGGTGCGTGCGGCGCGAGTGACCAAGGGCAGACCCATTGTTGTTGGCTACTACGTCAACTGGGATCGCGCCAGCCTGGTCTCGCTTCGGCTGAATGCGAGGCACCTGACGCACCTGGCCCCGGAGTGGTTCGTGCTGAAGAACGCGAAGGGCGACATCGAAGACGAGTCGGACTCGACCGTCATCGAGATTGCACGACAGGCAGACCTGCCGGTTCTCGCGATGCTGACCAACTTCCGTGACGGCTGGCGAGCCGACGAACTCCATCGTCTGCTGAATGACAAGGCCGCACGGGAGAATCTCGTTGATAACATCTACAGCAACGTGACCGAGCATGAACTGGCCGGCGTCATGATCGATCTGGAAATGGCGCGGCGCGGAGATCGTGCGAAGCTCGTGGATTTTGTAGCCCAAGTGAGAGACCGCCTGGAACCCGCCAAGCTTATGGTCACCCAAGCGGTGCCGACTGAGGACGAAGCTTACGATCTGCGCCGCCTGGCCAACCTGTGCGATTTCATCGTGCCGATGGTCTACGACGAGCACTATCAGAGCGGGACGCCCGGGCCAGTGGCTTCGCAGGAGTGGTTTGAGAAGCAACTCGACCGCCTGGCGAAGGAAGCGCCGGTGGACAAGATTGTCATCGGCGTCGGCAATTACGGGTACGACTGGGTGATTGGCGCCCGGGGTGCCGCGGAAGTCGCATTCAACGACGTGATGGCAGCGTCGGTATCCAACAAGACCAGTGTGGAGTGGGACAACGACACGGATAACCCCGTGTTGCGCTACACCCTGGGTGGCAACCAGCACGAAGTCTGGTTTCTGGATGCGCTCACCGCCCTCAACCACATTGTCGAGGTCGCGGATCGCGGCTTTCGCGGCGTGGGCGTATGGCGGCTTGGCGGCGAGGATCCCGGACTATGGCATGTGCTTTCGCATGCCAGTTGGCCGACGCACGATTTCGACACGGCGGCGCTGGCCGCACTGGGCGTACAGCAGAGCGTGAACCAGTACGGCGAGGGAGAGGTGATCCGGATAGCGGAGACGCCGCGCGAAGGTCGCCGCCGCCTTTGGAGGAGCCAGGACGGGTCGTTCGCCGAGCAGTATCTGTCGGCGCCGACTTATTACGTGATGGAGAGCTACGGCAAGGCGAAGGACAAACAGCTATGCATCACCTTTGACGATGGACCAGACAGCCGCTTCACACCGGCGGTGCTCGACATCCTGAAGCGGAAAGGCGTTCACGCCAGCTTCTTTGTCGTCGGGGCGAATGCGGAAGCGGAACCATCGCTACTCCGGCGCATGTACGCCGAAGGGCACGAGATCGGCAATCACAGCTACTCACATCCCAACATTGCGCTCACTTCGGCAGAACGCACACGCCTGGAGCTGGACGCTACGCAACGCATCATTGAACACGCCGTGGGGCGGTCGACCATTCTCTTTCGCCCACCCTACAACGCCGACAGCGAGCCGCAGACTCCGGCGGAGATTGAGCCTGTGCGCCGCGCCCAGGAGATGGGCTATCTGACAGTGGGCGAGCGCATTGATCCGAGAGACTGGCAGGCGGGATCGACGGCGGACGGGATTCTGCAGGAGATCATCGATGAAAAAGACAACGGCAGCGTGATCCTGCTGCACGACGCGGGCGGCGATCGCGCCGCCACGCTGGAGGCCCTGCCGCGCATCATCGACCACTTCCGAGAGCAAGGGTACCGGTTTGTCACCATTGGAGAGCTGCTGGGCAAGTCGCGCGATGAGATCATGCCGATACCAGCCAGCGACGAGGGCCGATGGGCGCTGATCGAGGGCCAGGCGCTCGACTTCAAGGGGCTGCTCAGCTACCTGCTCGGCGTGGCGTTTCTGTCTGTGATCTTCCTCACACTGCTACGCAGTCTGGCATACGCGGCCATGGCCATGATCGAGAAAAGAAAAGTGCGGCGGCGCGTCTTTGACGAGGCGTGGCAGCCGCCGGTGAGCGTCCTCATCGCCGCGTATAACGAGGAGAAGGTCATCCGCCGCACGGTGGAGTCCGTGTTCGCCAACGGGTATCCGCAATTAGAGGTGCTGATTGTAGACGATGGCTCGCGCGACGGTACCGGAACCGTGCTGCGTGAGGCGTTCGGCACGGATCCACGGGTCACCTTGCTGAGCCAGGAGAACACGGGCAAGTCGGCCGCTCTCAACCGTGCCATTGCAGCGGCGCGGTACGACATCCTGGTTGCGGTGGATGCGGACACGATCTTCGGCGAACGCACCATCGCGCGACTGGTGCGGCATTTCGCTTCCAACAAGGTGGGCGCGGTGTCGGGCAACGCCAAGGTGGGGAACCACCACAACTGGCTGACGCGATTCCAGTCGATCGAGTACATCTACGGCTTTAACCTCGACCGGAGGGCGCTCGATCTTGTGAATGCAATTCCGGTGGTGCCGGGCGCTGTGGGCGCCTGGCGCAAATCCCTCGTGATCCAGGCCGGAGGTTTCAGCCACGATACTTCGGCCGAGGATACGGACCTGACACTGGCCATCCGCAAACTCGGCTATGAGATTCGCTACGAAGAGAGCGCGGTGGCTTATACGGAGGCGCCGGAAGATATCCGCAGCCTGGCCAAACAGCGATTCCGCTGGTCGTTCGGGACCATGCAGGCCGCCTGGAAGCACCGTGACGCGCTGTTCAACTATTCGTACGGTTCCCTGGGCTTCGTGGCGCTGCCTAGCATCTGGATCTTTCAGGTGCTGCTAGGGGCCATCTCACCGCTGGCCGACCTGGCGATGATCGCCACGCTGTTCGCGGGCAACTGGCCCATCATCCTGCTGTACTACCTTGCGTTCTTCGGCGTCGAACTCGCCACGGGTTTTCTCGCCTACTACCTGGAAGGCGACAGCCCGCGCGATCTGGTGCTGCTGTTCCCACAGCGCCTGTTTTACCGCCAGCTAATGAATTACGTGATTGGGAAGTCGGTGCTCTATGCCATCCAGGGGCGGCTGATCGGGTGGGGCAAACTGGAGCGCAAAGCGACTGTCGGCACGTGA
- a CDS encoding glycoside hydrolase family 172 protein, protein MKQASILALLGAICWLAQPAAAQDSPYSGLTSSLENLYRVSKAKTFSISPENLTGEKGKGAMAAQGSASRASSELGQGWKVNPYIVIAPGQTLTLGEITGSGAIQHIWMTPTGNWRFSILRMYWDDETAPSVETPVGDFFAMGWGKYAPLTSLAICVNPGSAFNSYWPMPFRKKAKITLENLDEKPMTIYYQIDYTQAPVPADAAYFHAQFRRVNPLPYKQVYTLLDGVKGTGHYVGTYMAWGVNNNGWWGEGEIKFFMDGDKAFPTIAGTGTEDYFCGSYNFENQETHQYQPFTTPYTGLAQVIKPDGLYQSQQRFGLYRWHIADPVRFEKDLRVTIQALGWKENGRYLPLKDDIASVAYWYQTEPHAEFPKLPAKDDLAVR, encoded by the coding sequence ATGAAACAGGCAAGCATTCTCGCACTCCTCGGTGCAATCTGCTGGCTCGCCCAGCCGGCGGCCGCTCAGGACAGCCCTTATTCCGGGCTCACTTCGAGCCTGGAGAATCTATATCGCGTCTCGAAGGCGAAGACGTTCTCGATCAGCCCGGAAAATCTGACGGGCGAAAAAGGGAAGGGCGCGATGGCGGCCCAGGGCTCTGCGTCACGTGCCTCGTCGGAGCTGGGCCAGGGATGGAAAGTGAATCCGTATATCGTGATCGCTCCTGGACAGACGCTGACCCTTGGGGAGATTACCGGGTCGGGTGCGATTCAGCACATCTGGATGACACCCACGGGGAATTGGCGGTTTTCGATTCTTCGGATGTATTGGGACGACGAAACGGCACCTTCGGTGGAGACGCCGGTGGGAGATTTCTTCGCGATGGGCTGGGGGAAATATGCCCCGCTGACATCGCTGGCGATCTGTGTGAATCCGGGCAGTGCCTTCAACTCCTACTGGCCAATGCCGTTCCGGAAGAAGGCCAAAATTACCCTGGAGAATCTGGACGAGAAGCCGATGACGATCTACTACCAGATCGACTACACGCAGGCCCCGGTGCCGGCGGACGCGGCGTATTTCCATGCCCAGTTCCGGCGTGTGAACCCGCTGCCCTACAAGCAGGTGTACACGCTTCTGGATGGGGTAAAAGGCACCGGGCATTACGTCGGGACCTACATGGCCTGGGGCGTCAACAACAACGGCTGGTGGGGCGAGGGCGAGATCAAGTTCTTTATGGACGGGGACAAGGCGTTCCCGACCATCGCCGGAACGGGGACTGAGGATTATTTCTGCGGCTCGTACAACTTCGAGAACCAGGAGACGCACCAGTATCAGCCGTTCACGACGCCGTATACGGGACTAGCGCAAGTGATCAAACCAGACGGCCTCTATCAGTCGCAGCAGCGGTTTGGGTTGTACCGGTGGCACATTGCAGATCCGGTGCGGTTTGAGAAGGATTTGCGGGTGACGATCCAGGCTCTGGGCTGGAAGGAGAACGGGCGGTATCTGCCGTTGAAGGATGATATTGCGTCCGTGGCGTATTGGTACCAGACGGAGCCGCATGCCGAGTTCCCCAAACTGCCGGCCAAGGATGACCTGGCAGTGCGCTAA
- a CDS encoding methyltransferase domain-containing protein, which translates to MNYRRHRETSSSCLLLAASLLGGGACKSRPALEFGSGLDVPYVQTAPGVVTAMLHLAGVHPGDVVMDLGCGDGRIAIAAAREFGAEGIGYDIDPERIAEARQNAIAAGVNGHTQFFRQNFFQADISRASVITVFLMPALLEQFRPHFLHSLAPGTRIVSHSFPLRDWPEQRKLVVEGRTLYLYRVGQAAADSQGR; encoded by the coding sequence GTGAACTATCGCCGTCACCGTGAGACTTCCTCGTCGTGCCTGCTGCTGGCAGCCTCGCTGCTGGGCGGCGGTGCGTGCAAGAGCCGGCCTGCGCTCGAATTCGGCTCCGGGCTTGACGTCCCCTACGTCCAAACGGCGCCCGGCGTGGTGACGGCGATGCTGCACCTTGCCGGCGTGCATCCGGGCGATGTTGTGATGGACCTGGGCTGCGGCGACGGACGTATTGCCATCGCCGCGGCACGGGAGTTTGGGGCGGAAGGCATTGGCTATGATATCGATCCGGAACGCATCGCCGAAGCCCGGCAAAACGCGATAGCTGCTGGAGTCAACGGTCACACGCAGTTCTTCCGGCAGAACTTCTTCCAGGCGGACATCTCACGGGCCAGCGTGATTACTGTCTTCCTCATGCCAGCGCTACTGGAGCAGTTCCGGCCGCACTTTCTGCACTCTCTCGCCCCGGGGACACGGATTGTGTCCCATAGCTTCCCGCTGCGCGACTGGCCGGAGCAGCGGAAGCTCGTGGTGGAGGGACGCACGCTGTATCTGTATCGCGTGGGGCAGGCCGCGGCGGATTCTCAAGGGCGCTGA